One Serratia liquefaciens genomic window, CTGTTTGATTATTGCCGAACAGAAGTTTCCTTGTCGCTGCCGGCTGACTATGATGTTATCTGCCGGCAGGGCGCCGCAACGCGTGCATTTTTGTGAGCTAACACGCTTTCGCACTGATTGTTCTGGCGAGACCGGAAGCGAAGAAGAACTCTTGTGTGATGCTGACGTCTTAGAAATGACTATTTAAGGGAAAGGCCTGACTATGACCACCCGGTTGACCAAAACAGCGATTGCAATAATGTTGCTCGGCACACTCAACGCCACGGCGCTGGCGCCGGTGCAGGCGGAAACCCAGGATCAACTGCCGGATATGGGCACCTCTGCGGGGGGGACCCTGAGCATTGGCCAGGAACTGGCGATGGGTGATTTCTACGTGCGGCAGCTTCGCGCCAGCGCGCCCCTGATCAACGACCCCCTATTGACTCAATACATTAACCAACTGGGTAACCGGTTGGTGGCGAGCGCCTATTCGGTACGCACGCCGTTTCATTTTTATCTGGTGCGCAACGACGAGATCAACGCCTTCGCCTTCTTTGGCGGTAACGTGGTGTTGCACTCAGCCCTGTTCCGCGAAACCGACAACGAAAGCCAGCTCGCCTCGGTACTGGCGCACGAAATCTCGCACGTGACTCAACGCCACCTGGCGCGAGCGATGGAAGACCAGCAACGCAACGCCCCGCTGACCTGGGTAGGCGCCCTTGGCTCCATCCTGCTGGCGATGGCCAACCCGACCATGGGGATGGCGGCGTTGAGCGGCACTTTGGCCGGCACCCAGCAAGGCATGATCAGCTTTACCCAATCGAACGAACAGGAAGCCGATCGTATCGGCATTCAGGTGCTGCAACGCGCCGGGTTCGATCCTGAAGCCATGCCCGACTTTTTGCAGAAGCTGTCCGATCAATCGCGCTACGCCTCCAAACCGCCGGAAATGTTGCTGACCCACCCCCTGCCCGACAGCCGCCTGTCCGATGCCCGCAACCGAGCTAACCAGATGCCCAAGCACCTGGTGCAGTCCACGCAGGATTATCTGATGGCCAAGGTGCGTTCGCTCGGTATGTACAGCTCAGAGGGGTACGGCCTGCGTGAAGAGCTGCTCGATACTTACAGCAAAGGGAACGTACGCGAACAGATGGCAGCCAAATATGGCCGCG contains:
- a CDS encoding M48 family metalloprotease, which translates into the protein MTTRLTKTAIAIMLLGTLNATALAPVQAETQDQLPDMGTSAGGTLSIGQELAMGDFYVRQLRASAPLINDPLLTQYINQLGNRLVASAYSVRTPFHFYLVRNDEINAFAFFGGNVVLHSALFRETDNESQLASVLAHEISHVTQRHLARAMEDQQRNAPLTWVGALGSILLAMANPTMGMAALSGTLAGTQQGMISFTQSNEQEADRIGIQVLQRAGFDPEAMPDFLQKLSDQSRYASKPPEMLLTHPLPDSRLSDARNRANQMPKHLVQSTQDYLMAKVRSLGMYSSEGYGLREELLDTYSKGNVREQMAAKYGRAILFYEAKKYDDARNIIQPLLTQDPKNVWLIDLMTDIDLGQKRAPQAIARLQAANAAQSNNPVLQLNLANAYVEGNQPAQASKILNRYTFAHPDDPNAWDLLAQASAAQGLRDEELSARAESLALTGRLDQAIGLLSNASSLQKLGSLKQARYDARIDQLRQLQQRFRQYQRS